The following proteins are encoded in a genomic region of Dokdonia donghaensis DSW-1:
- a CDS encoding glycosyltransferase family 2 protein yields the protein MEPLIKVIIPAYNEQDSIGLVLQDIPAIVNEVIVVSNASTDNTEQVAQENGATVLREEQMGYGYACLKGMNYIASHTPKPDIVVFLDGDYSDYPEELTKIIAPIVQDNCDMVIGARDKRFRESGSMTGPQIFGNWLATTLMSLFFGARFTDLGPFRAMKYDSLLALEMEDKTYGWTVEMQLKVLKKKMKYTEVPVNYRNRIGVSKVSGTVKGAVMAGVKILGWIFKYSFK from the coding sequence ATGGAGCCCCTTATAAAAGTTATTATACCAGCCTACAATGAACAAGATTCTATAGGACTTGTTCTACAAGACATTCCCGCTATTGTTAACGAAGTAATTGTAGTAAGTAATGCCTCTACAGATAACACAGAGCAAGTTGCTCAAGAAAATGGAGCTACCGTTTTAAGAGAAGAGCAAATGGGTTATGGCTATGCTTGCCTTAAAGGGATGAATTATATTGCGAGCCATACTCCTAAGCCAGACATCGTTGTTTTTTTAGATGGTGATTATAGTGATTACCCAGAAGAGCTTACTAAGATAATCGCACCTATTGTGCAAGACAACTGTGATATGGTGATTGGTGCTAGAGATAAACGCTTTCGCGAAAGCGGGTCTATGACAGGACCACAAATTTTTGGAAACTGGCTAGCCACAACGCTTATGAGTCTATTTTTTGGCGCACGTTTTACAGATCTTGGCCCATTTAGAGCAATGAAATATGACAGCCTTCTCGCCTTAGAGATGGAAGATAAAACATATGGCTGGACTGTAGAGATGCAACTTAAGGTCTTAAAAAAGAAAATGAAATATACCGAAGTACCCGTAAACTACAGAAACCGAATAGGCGTTTCAAAAGTATCTGGTACTGTAAAGGGCGCAGTTATGGCAGGAGTAAAAATATTAGGGTGGATTTTTAAATACAGTTTTAAGTAA
- a CDS encoding toxin-antitoxin system YwqK family antitoxin translates to MTSKGFIIFIFVSQLLFMAEPNRYHKEYHDNGIIKAEGWVMGEQKIKYWKFYHSNGELMSQGHYTNNLKTDYWYFFNPQGKLVREGHYEQGKAQNWWIFYDIARQETRKTQYVNNEQEGFCLVYKNNKLIKVEKYEANQLKGEWTSVRAFRRDNPDISFY, encoded by the coding sequence ATGACTAGCAAAGGTTTTATCATCTTTATTTTTGTATCTCAACTGCTTTTTATGGCAGAGCCTAACCGTTATCACAAAGAATATCACGACAATGGTATCATTAAAGCCGAAGGCTGGGTTATGGGTGAGCAAAAGATTAAGTACTGGAAATTTTACCATAGTAATGGTGAGCTTATGTCTCAAGGTCACTATACAAATAACCTTAAAACCGACTATTGGTATTTTTTCAATCCCCAAGGAAAACTAGTGCGCGAGGGGCATTATGAGCAGGGAAAAGCGCAAAATTGGTGGATTTTTTACGATATTGCGCGGCAAGAAACACGCAAAACTCAATATGTAAATAATGAGCAAGAAGGTTTTTGCTTAGTCTATAAAAACAACAAACTCATCAAAGTAGAAAAATACGAAGCAAATCAATTAAAAGGTGAATGGACAAGTGTAAGAGCTTTTCGCCGTGATAATCCAGACATCTCTTTCTACTAG